One Trichomycterus rosablanca isolate fTriRos1 chromosome 10, fTriRos1.hap1, whole genome shotgun sequence DNA window includes the following coding sequences:
- the jcada gene encoding junctional cadherin 5-associated protein, translated as MYSVEDLLISHGYKVSSNNNVPPSRSPSAQEQRPPTRSNSRCEITDRRTVHGVVNGYKTDSVYGGGVRQALSGGGSGDTDRRDGMQRTVEQDRGNLGDGHSPGDTQTRDSGFHDGKEMYSQSRPERDVSHWRRQGQDFNALVDYADFRDPQGRTLGVPFKAGGMQRRPESALSAEEHRRDRQRRADSARAKERELALYQWRMAAERKYQSLGAEEWRPAVGMTRHVSEGEGERWAQEQRQPRTAEGAVPPRTKAKSQSLPRMAVPPDNVQYLGMSSPGPDMYGNHRINGHQLRVPQGLNPSEEESRERWMDNKRSGVQSAPPSKPRFSRPLRPPSYEVHQQMRGSSEMLSGEFLSHPRDRTPLPFTRQDYFLQDPAGYGADPPGYNPPPSYRRQPPVRGGQRTYANSMGNYQYRGDPYMQGPAMAEVQEWFMRQTGMAWPDHYRDGRRSMPCRRQAYPEYSDQRMGNVQYIPFDDPRVRHISGEGMDGSSLTDADKIRNIRNEIPNTTSSEKSPDDSAFLLSGKFCSTEPSKSNTSDSVHEAVISKEVSGQVINTKSVSDENTNRYPDYSNTVQMKSLQQKPSSDKSVCETVTQVKTFEAQTTAENKKNKKKIKETMFCLVSVPINMINKKAADPNNNEKSSELVVAPAETSVTKQCSKDLSRTTNSNEYLIPSSNLSATKISKRAPIRKEIIDVWSLQASSDKELCYAGSWPGEQYKNQETQTSSPEVTKNKNLHTSPHTHIVYDPLSSGTTDSGIGTECSSTYRYPIKVQKYLNLSSNSAFSRTRTKSSSSVKSPTPILTVHTPLSPDHQNPLKKGSPKSQAPDQEVFGQFLLKPVNRRPWDAIGELESFNKELQDQNSKQQSIEQAVEDLDEALKNILEVSTEFAKLGSATHNSQRDLQMIERNPELVLNSNNLNLEHKYITQTDNEFRELKSAFSKLKGRSKGPETQQRQEMSVFEDVDFANYDTLHTTQDDPRVNRLDIPVAKESLLRDVGLTVYTAIPSNVTTGSPVGLSPESPMLTSPSDNSETCDILHITSSDSEGDQSINSPDFNMDFQSTNSPTSSSAKHDPKKEPESKNNDDSSSQRSPPIHGVTSQRFRFKINQDDDAYDNDLYSDYMSWSKEKTIADEHLEALLSQEKANSMPTEDLSNLYQIQCAKGIPEHESIEQRAARILGIDVSAAALVVSQDGSKQGKESADGDEQDEEEVTFVEQMVTLIDNEEDKHVSREFKKVIETSVDNYEDSEEFTGFNKNKPSKKSNTASLALDVSEFPPSNLRLSLPVTEDEDLALSVSRGEKKVKLAAHMSEDLQDKSIVYYPYSECRNEEMSAEHINPVVKDEAMSCVSSFEKEVHKEWEAEEIEKDRTENRVQEEKLPIEEEQFVENEIVASVWKAAAEQKMDEEDDGTRGKEEKETTKEETEEPSHITCLVPVPQPRNGTVTKREITLPDTFSMTTALDLVIEEDIQSFSDTYDPSRVERV; from the exons ATTCCATGATGGCAAGGAAATGTACTCTCAGTCCAGGCCAGAGCGGGATGTGTCACACTGGCGGAGACAGGGTCAGGACTTCAATGCTCTCGTGGACTATGCAGATTTTAGGGACCCCCAGGGAAGGACATTAGGGGTACCTTTTAAAGCAGGGGGTATGCAGCGAAGGCCAGAGTCAGCCTTAAGTGCCGAGGAACATCGTCGTGACAGGCAGCGAAGGGCTGACAGCGCACGTGCCAAAGAGCGTGAACTGGCCTTGTACCAGTGGAGAATGGCAGCAGAAAGGAAATACCAGAGTCTAGGAGCAGAAGAGTGGCGTCCCGCTGTGGGAATGACCCGACATGTGTCTGAAGGTGAAGGTGAAAGATGGGCACAGGAGCAGCGTCAACCTCGTACAGCAGAGGGTGCTGTTCCCCCTAGAACCAAAGCTAAATCCCAGTCATTACCCAGAATGGCCGTGCCCCCAGACAATGTACAGTACTTAGGCATGTCATCCCCTGGTCCAGATATGTATGGAAACCATCGGATAAATGGGCACCAACTGCGGGTACCTCAAGGACTTAATCCTAGTGAGGAGGAAAGCAGAGAGCGGTGGATGGATAATAAACGGTCAGGTGTGCAGTCTGCGCCCCCTTCAAAGCCCAGATTTAGCAGACCTCTCAGACCCCCATCTTATGAAGTTCACCAGCAGATGCGTGGAAGCTCAGAGATGCTTTCTGGGGAATTCCTTTCTCATCCTAGAGACAGGACTCCACTGCCTTTTACTAGGCAGGATTACTTTTTACAGGATCCTGCAGGGTATGGTGCTGACCCTCCAGGTTACAATCCTCCACCTTCATACAGAAGGCAACCTCCAGTCAGAGGAGGACAAAGGACTTACGCTAATTCTATGGGAAATTATCAGTACAGGGGGGATCCATACATGCAGGGCCCTGCCATGGCAGAGGTCCAGGAGTGGTTCATGAGACAGACAGGAATGGCTTGGCCAGATCATTACAGAGATGGGAGGAGAAGTATGCCCTGCAGAAGACAGGCCTACCCAGAGTACAGTGACCAACGAATGGGGAATGTTCAGTACATACCCTTCGATGATCCACGTGTCAGGCATATCTCAGGAGAAGGGATGGACGGAAGCTCATTGACAGATGCGGACAAAATCAGGAATATCAGAAATGAGATTCCCAATACGACCTCTTCTGAGAAATCTCCTGATGACAGTGCCTTTCTGCTCTCAGGAAAATTTTGCAGCACAGAACCAAGCAAAAGCAATACTAGTGATTCTGTTCATGAAGCAGTCATATCTAAAGAAGTTTCAGGACAGGTGATTAATACCAAATCAGTATCTGATGAAAACACCAACAGATACCCAGACTACTCAAATACCGTTCAAATGAAATCACTGCAGCAGAAACCCAGCTCAGACAAGAGTGTCTGTGAGACAGTAACACAGGTTAAGACATTTGAGGCACAAACAACTGCTGAGAATaagaaaaacaagaagaaaATCAAAGAGACCATGTTTTGCCTTGTGTCTGTACCAATAAACATGATAAACAAGAAAGCTGCTGACCCAAACAACAATGAAAAATCATCAGAGTTAGTGGTTGCACCCGCTGAAACTTCAGTCACCAAGCAATGTAGCAAAGACCTCTCAAGGACAACCAATAGCAATGAGTATCTAATACCATCTAGCAATTTGTCAGCCACAAAAATCTCCAAAAGAGCTCCAATTCGGAAGGAGATCATAGATGTTTGGTCTCTTCAAGCAAGTTCTGACAAAGAATTGTGTTATGCAGGATCCTGGCCTGGGGAGCAATATAAAAACCAAGAGACCCAAACAAGTTCTCCAGAagttactaaaaataaaaatttacataCAAGTCCCCACACCCACATCGTATATGACCCTCTATCCTCTGGCACCACAGACAGTGGAATTGGcacagaatgcagcagcacCTACAGATATCCCATAAAAGTCCAAAAATATTTAAACCTTTCCAGCAATAGTGCGTTTTCCAGAACAAGGACAAAGAGTAGCTCCAGTGTAAAGAGCCCAACTCCAATCCTAACAGTACACACACCATTAAGTCCTGACCATCAGAACCCACTAAAAAAGGGTTCACCCAAATCTCAAGCACCAGATCAAGAAGTCTTTGGGCAATTCTTATTAAAGCCTGTAAACAGACGCCCATGGGATGCCATCGGCGAACTTGAGTCTTTCAACAAGGAGCTTCAGGATCAGAACAGCAAACAGCAAAGCATTGAACAGGCTGTTGAAGATCTGGATGAGGCactaaaaaacattttagaagTTAGCACAGAGTTCGCCAAGCTTGGGTCAGCCACACATAACTCGCAGAGGGACTTGCAAATGATAGAAAGGAACCCTGAGCTAGTGTTAAACAGTAACAATTTAAATTTAGAGCACAAATATATAACCCAAACAGATAATGAATTCAGGGAATTGAAAAGTGCCTTCTCAAAGCTGAAGGGAAGGTCGAAAGGTCCCGAGACACAACAGAGACAAGAAATGTCTGTCTTCGAGGATGTTGATTTTGCTAATTATGACACGTTGCATACAACGCAGGATGATCCAAGGGTGAACAGGCTAGATATACCAGTGGCAAAGGAATCTTTACTGAGGGATGTGGGACTCACTGTGTACACAGCAATACCAAGCAATGTGACCACCGGTTCACCTGTAGGTTTAAGCCCAGAGTCTCCGATGCTTACAAGTCCCTCCGACAACTCAGAAACATGTGACATCCTACATATCACATCGTCAGACAGTGAAGGAGATCAAAGTATAAACAGCCCTGACTTTAACATGGATTTTCAGAGCACGAATAGTCCCACATCCTCCTCCGCTAAACATGACCCTAAGAAAGAGCCAGAGAGCAAAAACAACGATGACTCTAGCTCTCAAAGGTCACCTCCCATCCATGGAGTCACAAGTCAGCGTTTCAGGTTTAAAATAAACCAGGATGATGATGCTTATGACAATGATTTGTATTCTGATTATATGAGCTGGAGTAAGGAAAAGACAATAGCAGATGAACATCTGGAGGCTTTACTTAGTCAAGAAAAAGCAAACAGCATGCCAACAGAAGATCTGAGCAACCTTTATCAGATTCAGTGTGCCAAGGGAATTCCTGAGCATGAGTCCATCGAGCAGAGGGCTGCCAGGATCCTTGGTATTGACGTCTCAGCTGCAGCCTTGGTTGTCAGTCAAGATGGTAGCAAGCAGGGTAAGGAAAGTGCAGATGGAGATGAGCAGGATGAAGAAGAAGTGACATTTGTTGAGCAAATGGTAACACTTATTGATAATGAAGAAGACAAGCATGTGAGCAGAGAGTTTAAGAAAGTAATAGAGACATCAGTGGACAACTATGAAGATTCTGAAGAATTCACaggttttaataaaaataagccTAGTAAGAAGAGCAATACAGCTTCTTTGGCATTAGATGTTTCTGAGTTTCCGCCAAGTAACCTACGTCTGTCTTTGCCAGTCACTGAAGATGAGGATTTAGCTTTAAGTGTTTCCAGAGGTGAGAAAAAGGTTAAGCTTGCTGCACACATGTCTGAAGACCTGCAAGACAAGTCGATTGTATATTACCCATATTCAGAGTGCAGGAATGAAGAAATGTCTGCAGAACACATTAATCCTGTAGTGAAGGATGAGGCAATGTCATGCGTCAGCAGTTTCGAAAAAGAGGTCCATAAAGAGTGGGAAGCAGAGGAAATAGAAAAGGACAGAACTGAAAATAGAGTTCAAGAGGAGAAACTACCAATAGAAGAGGAACAATTTGTAGAAAATGAAATAGTAGCCAGTGTATGGAAAGCTGCTGCTGAACAAAAGATGGATGAGGAGGATGATGGAACAAGGGgaaaagaggaaaaagagaCAACAAAAGAGGAAACAGAGGAACCAAGTCATATTACTTGCTTAGTCCCAGTTCCTCAGCCTCGTAATGGAACAGTGACGAAGAGAGAGATAACCCTGCCAGATACCTTTAGTATGACCACTGCCTTGGATTTAGTCATTGAAGAAGACATTCAGTCTTTTTCAG ACACCTATGATCCCAGTCGAGTTGAAAGGGTGTAA